DNA from Pseudomonas putida:
AGCACAAGAACAGCCGCGACCCAGGCGACAACCAGGCGATGGTCCAAGCCCGACGCGACTTCCTCGACGCCGGCCACTACGCGCCGGTCGCGCGACGCCTGGCTGAACTGGCCGCCGAACGCCATCCTGGCGCCTGGCTCGACATCGGTTGCGGCGAAGGCTATTACACCGCGCAGATCGCCCAGGCGTTGCCGCAGGCCCAAGGCTATGCGCTGGATATCTCCCGCGAGGCCGTCAAGCGCGCCTGCCGTCGCGCCCCCCAGGTGACCTGGATGGTCGCGAGCATGGCCCGCGTGCCTCTGCTCGATGCCAGCTGCCAGTTCATCGCCAGCGTGTTCAGTCCACTGGACTGGCAGGAGGCCAAGCGCCTGCTCAGCCCCGGTGGCGGTCTGATGCGGGTGGGACCGACCAGCGGCCACCTGATGGAGCTGCGCCAGGTGCTCTACGATGAAGTACGCCCTTACACCGATGATAAACACTTGGCCTTGGTCCCGGACGGCATGCATCACGCCCATGGCGAAGTGCTGGAGTTTCGCCTGAGCCTGGTCGAGCCCAAGGCCCGCGCCGACCTGCTGGCCATGACCCCCCATGGCTGGCGCGCCAGCGCCGAAAGACGCGCGCGGGTGATTGAGCAGCCCGAGCCGTTCGACGTGACGGTTTCCATGCGTTATGACTATTTCGTGCGCCAAGACTGAGCACACCCGGAGCCTTTTTATGCGCCAACCCGATATCGAGATCTACCTCAAGGACACCGACGTCGACCACAAGCAAGTGGCCGAATGGCTCAGCCAGGCACTGGGCGCTTGCAGCGAATGGCAGCAACGTGGCCAGACCTGGAAATGCATGGCCGGTAACATTCCGGTCACCTGGGTACCCAAGGCTGTGGGGAAATGGAACAGCCTGTTCCTCGAAAGCGACCAGACACCATGGGACGACGACATCGCCTGTGCTCGCGCCGCCTATGCGGCACTGGGCGTTGAAGTGCGCTGCGCGCCGGGCAGTTGGGCCGAGGAAGATGGTGAAGAAGATGCCGATCGCTGGATCCGCATCAGCGCCGACGGTGAACAGGAAATCACCTGGCGCACCCACTGACGTTTCTGGCGACAAGCTGCAAGCTCCACGGACAGCTTGCAGCTTGAAGCTTATCGCTTCAGACGGCGGTCACAGACCGACGACGTCCTCAGCCTGCAGGCCTTTCTGGCCCTGCACGAGTGCATATTCCACTTGCTGTCCCTCGACCAGGGTGCGATGCCCCTCACCGCGGATAGCACGATAGTGGACGAAGACATCCGCACCACCTTCGCGCTGAATGAAGCCATAACCCTTGGCATCGTTGAACCACTTCACATTCCCAGTCTCACGAGACGACATCTGAACTACTCCGGATTTTTATTTTGAAGATCGCCTTGCAAGCACGAGGTCACCACCTCGTGCCGACGCAGCTCGCAGAAATATCTTGCAAGCAGCGGACCGAGTATATGACACCGAACAAAAAAATTTCATGACTGGGCGTCGAATTGGCGAATTTTGCCGAACTTGCACAGATACGGCAGACTTACTGCCTCGAATGTCACTTAAAAATCTCACCCAGGGCACACACCCATGACCCGTTCCCCCCTGCGCCGAATGATCTTCGGCGCCTTGCGTCGCCTGTTGTACCTGTGGGTGCGCTCCGAGACCATCAACCAGTCGTCCCTGTCCCTCAAGCTCGACCGCAGTCGCCCGGTGTTCTATGCACTGCCTTCGCCCTCGCTGACGGACCTTGCCGTCGTCGATCGCGAATGCACCAAGGCGGGACTGCCACGTCCCGTGCTGCCTGTCACCGTCGGCTCGCTGCAAGAGCCTGCGGCCTTCTTCTACCTGACGCCTGACCCGGACTGGCTCGGCCGCCACGACAAACGCGGCGCGCCTCCGACCCTGGAGCGTCTGGTCGGCGCCGTAAGCCAGCACCCCGAGGAAGATGCGCAGATCATTCCGGTCAGCGTGTTCTGGGGCCAGTCGCCGGCCAGCGAGTCCAGCCCCTGGAAACTGCTGTTCGCCGACAGCTGGGCGGTCACCGGGCGCCTGCGCCGTTTGCTCACCGTGCTGATCCTGGGGCGCAAGACCCGTGTGCAGTTTTCCGCGCCGATCCACCTGCGCGAGCTGGTCCAGCACAACAAAGGCCACGAGCGCACCGTGCGCATGGCCCAGCGCATCATGCGCGTGCATTTTCGCAACCTCAAAACCGCCGTCATCGGCCCGGACATTTCCCACCGGCGCAACCTGGTCAAAGGCTTGGTCCATGACCCGTTGGTGCGCCAGGCGATCAGCGACGAAGCCGAGCGAGAGAAGATTCCCTACGCCAAGGCAGAAGCCCAGGCTCTGCGGTACGGCAACGAAATCGCCTCGGACTACACCTACACGGCGATCCGCTTCCTCGAGGTGGTGCTCAGCTGGTTCTGGAACAAAATCTACGACGGCATCAAGGTCAACCACATCGAGCAGGTTCAAGGCATCGCTCCGGGGCACGAGGTGATCTACGTCCCGTGCCACCGCAGCCATATCGACTACCTGCTGCTGTCGTACCTATTGTTCCGCAACGGCCTCACGCCCCCGCACATCGCCGCCGGCATCAATCTCAACATGCCGGTGATCGGCGGCTTGCTGCGCCGTGGCGGCGCCTTCTTCATGCGCCGGACCTTCAAAGGCAACCCGCTGTACACAGCGGTGTTCAACGAGTACCTGCACACCTTGTTCACCAAGGGCTTCCCGGTGGAGTACTTCGTCGAGGGCGGGCGCTCGCGCACCGGGCGCATGTTGCAGCCGCGCACCGGGATGCTGGCCATCACCTTGCGCAGCTTCCTGCGCTCATCGCGCACGCCGATCGTCTTCGTGCCGGTGTACATCGGCTACGAGCGCGTGCTCGAAGGCCGTACCTACCTGGGCGAGCTGCGCGGGGCGAGCAAGAAGAAGGAGTCGATCTTCGACATCTTCAAGGTCATCGGCGCCCTCAAGCAGCGTTTCGGCCAGGTCTATGTCAACTTCGGTGAACCGATCCGCCTCAACGCCTTCCTCGACCAGCAGCAGCCCGGCTGGCGCGAGCAGGCCCTGGGCCCGCAGTTCCGCCCGGCCTGGCTGAACGAAACCACCACCCGCCTAGGCGAGACCGTGGCCCGCCACCTGAATGAGGCGGCGGCGATCAACCCGGTCAACCTGGTGGCCCTGGCGCTGCTGTCCACCAGCCGACTGGCCCTGGACGAACGCGCCCTGACCCGGGTGCTGGACCTTTACCTGGCCCTGCTCCGCCAGGTGCCCTACTCGCCTCACACCACCCTGCCGGAGGGTGACGGCTCGGCCTTGATCGAGCATGTCAGGGGCATGGACCTGCTCTCGGAGCAAAACGACGCCCTGGGCCGCATCCTTTACCTGGATGAAGCCAATGCGGTGTTGATGACCTACTACCGCAACAATGTCCTGCACATCTTCGCCCTGCCGGCCTTGCTGGCAAGCTTCTTCCTGAGCAGCTCGCGCATGAGCCGCGAACTGGTCGGCCAGTACGTCAGGGCGCTGTATCCCTACCTGCAGGCCGAATTGTTCCTGCGCTGGACACCCGAGCAACTGGACGACGTCATCGACCCGTGGCTCGATGCGCTGGTGGGGCAAGGGCTGCTGCGCCTGGAGAACGGCGTCTACCTGCGCCCGGCCCCCAGTTCGCGGCAGTTCGTGCTGTTGACGCTGCTGGCACGGACCATCACCCAGACGTTGCAGCGCTTCTATATGGCCACGTCCTTGCTGCTCAACAGTGGCCAGAACACCCTGAGCGCCGAGGAGCTGGAAGACCTGTGTGTGATGATGGCCCAGCGCCTCTCGATCTTGCATGGCCTGAACGCCCCGGAGTTCTTCGACAAGACGCTGTTCCGCCATTTCATCCAGACCTTGATCAGCCAGGATGTGCTGCGCCCCGACAGTCAGGGCAAGCTGGGCTATCACGACAAGCTCGCCGAACTGGCCGAGGGCGTGGCCAAGCGTGTGCTGTCGGCCGAGTTGCGCCTTTCGATCCGCCAGGTGGCGCTGCATCGCGATGAATCGGTGGAATTGGCATCGGCCTGAGGCCGAATCAAGTCATGGGGTCGCTGCGCGGCCCTTTCGCGACATAAGGCCGCTCCTACAGCTGCATGGCGGCGCCAACGCTGAATCCTGCGGAAAAATCCGCTAAAGTCCTTGAGGTTGGCCAAAAGCCAACGCCAAGGACTCCGGAGATTCCATGAAAAAACGCTTCATGCTGTGTGGCGTATCCCTGCTCGCAGCCTGCACCAGCAACACCCCCTCCCACCAGGCCAGCCTGGATGGCGAAGTCTTCTATCTGCAGCGCATGGCCCTGCCGCCAGCGGCCACCCTCAGCGTGAGCCTGCAGGATGTCTCGCTGATGGACGCCCCCGCGGTGACCCTGGCCAACCAGGCCGGCCCAGTGAAGGGCAATGTCCCGCTGCCGTTCCACCTCACCTACGACCCTACCCAGATCAAAACCGGCCACCGCTATGCGGTCAGCGCGCGCATCGAACTGGATGGCAAGCTGCTGTTCATCAATACCGAGCACCACGGCGTGAACCTCGACGGCAGTGATCCGCAGCCTGTGCGCATCAAGGTCGACCCGGTGCGCTGAGCCCGCCCTCTCCCAGCTATAAGGAAATACCCAACATGATTCGCACCTCCCTGCGCTTCACCACCCTGTGCGCCGGCCTGCTGCTGTCGGCCAGCGCACTGGCCCTGTCGCTCGGCGACCTGAGTCAGAAAGACGCCACCGGCGGCCTGAAGGACGCCCTGACCCAAGGCGCCCAGATCGCCGTCAAGCAACTGAGCACCCCTGGCGGCTTCAGCAACAACCCGGATGTGCGCATCGAGTTGCCAGGTAACCTCGGCAAGGCCGCCAAGGCCATGAAGATGTTCGGCAAGGGCGAGCAGGTCGAAGCCCTGGAAAACAGCATGAACAAAGCAGCCGAAGCGGCAGTGCCGCAGGCCCAGGCGATCCTGGTCGACGCGGTCAAGAAGATGACCGTGACCGACGCCAAGGATATCTTGAGCGGCGGCCAGGACTCGGCCACCCAGTACCTGAACAAGAGCAGCCGTGAAGAGATCCGCGCCAAGTTCCTGCCGATCGTCAAGCAAGCCACCGACAAGGTTGGCCTGGCGCAGCAGTACAACAACTTCGCTGGCCAGGCCGTGGCCCTGGGCGTGGTGGACGCCAAGAGCGCGAGCATCGAGAACTACGTGACCGAGAAAGCGCTCGATGGCCTGTTCGAGATGATCGGCAAACAGGAGCAGAGCATTCGCCAGAACCCGGCACAGGCCGCGACCAGCCTGGCCAAGAAGGTCTTCGGCGCCCTCTGACCGCGCACTGCAATGTGAGGGCTTAGGGCTGCTCATAGGGATTGCGCCGCGCTAAAGACTTACGCAATCCCTGTGGGCGGGTTACCCGCGAATGGAGGGCAAAGCCCTCCCCCTCGATCTTCAGCCCTTCCTGACCCTGAACCACGCCGCATAGAGCGCCGGCAGGAACAACAGCGTCAGCGCGGTCGCCACGATCAACCCGCCCATGATCGCCACCGCCATCGGCCCGTAGAACACGCTGCGCGACAGCGGGATCATCGCCAGCACCGCCGCCAGGGCCGTGAGCACGATCGGTCGGAAGCGCCGCACTGTGGCTTCGATGATCGCCTGCCAGCGATCCAGCCCCGCCGCGATGTCCTGTTCGATCTGGTCCACGAGGATCACCGAGTTGCGCATGATCATTCCCGCCAGGGCGATGGTGCCGAGCATGGCAACGAAGCCAAAGGGCTGGCGGAACACCAACAGGAACAGGGTCACGCCGATCAGCCCCAAGGGCGCGGTGAGGAACACCATCACCGTGCGCGAGAAACTGCGCAACTGCACCATCAGCAACGTCAGCACCACCACGATGAACAGCGGCATACCCGCGTTCACCGAACGCTGGCCGCGCTCGGAATCCTCCACCGCGCCACCGACTTCCAGCAGGTAACCCTCTGGCAGGGCATCGCGCACCGGTTGCAAGGTCGGCAGGATCTGCTTCACCAGCGTCGCGGGCTGCTCCTTGTCGTAGATGTCGGCGCGCACGGTCACTGTGGGCAGACGGTTGCGGTGCCAGATCACCCCTTCTTCAAAGCCGTATTCCAAGGTCGCCACCTGGGACAGCGCCACGCTCTGGCCATTGTCGGTGGGCAACGCCAGACTGCCGAGGTTGCCCAGCTCGCGGCGTTCCTGGTCGGTGCCGCGCAGCAGGATCTCGATCAGTTCGTTGTCTTCTCGGTACTGGCTGACCGTCGTGCCGGTCAGTGAGCTGCGCAAGAAGTTCGACAGGTGCGCGGTGCTCACCCCCAGGGCGCGGGCACGGTCCTGGTCGATCTCGAGGAACACCGCCTTGCTCGGCTCCTCCCAATCGAGGTGCACGTTCACCACATGGGGATTCTCGCGCACCTTGACCGCCACTTGCCGCGCCAAGGCTCGGACCTTCTCGATATGCTCGCCCGTCACCCGAAACTGCACCGGGTAGCCCACCGGCGGGCCGTTCTCCAGGCGGGTGACCCGCCCCCGCAGCTCAGGGAACTGTGCATCCAGTGTTGCGATCAGCCAGCTGCGCAGGGCTTCCCGCGCTTGCAGGTTCTCGGCCAGGACCACGAACTGGGCAAAGCTCGCCGCAGGCAGTTGCTGGTCCAACGGCAGATAGAATCGCGGCGAACCCGTGCCGATATAGGCCACATAGTTGGCGACGCCTTCCTGTTGCTTGAGCAGCGCCTCCAGGCGCTTGACCTGCTCGGTCGTGTTGGCCAGTGAGGCGCCTTCGGTGAGCTTGAGGTCGACCATCAGCTCAGGCCGCCCCGAAGCCGGGAAGAACTGCTGGGGCACGAAGCGGAACAGCAGGATGCTGCCGACGAAGGCCACCCCCGTCAGCACGATCACCGTCTTGCGCCGACGTACACACCACTCCACCACACGGCGCACGCGCTGGTAGAACGGTGTGCCATACGGGTCCGGGCCATGCCCGCCGTCGGCGTGACGCTTGGCCAGATCTGGCAGCAGACGATCGCCCAGGTAGGGCACGAAGACCACTGCGGCCACCCACGACGTCAGCAAGGCGATGGTCACCACCTGGAAGATCGAACGGGTGTATTCGCCGGTACTGGAGGCCGCCGTGGCGATCGGCAAAAAGCCCGCCGCCGTGATCAAGGTGCCGGTGAGCATCGGAAACGCCGTGCTCGACCAGGCATAGCTCGCGGCCTTGAGCCGGTCGAAGCCCTGCTCCATTTTTATGGCCATCATCTCCACGGCAATGATCGCGTCATCCACCAATAGCCCCAATGCCAGCACCAGTGCCCCGAGAGAGATCTTGTGCAGGCCGATGCCGAAGTAGTGCATCGTGGCGAAGGTCATGGCCAGCACCAGCGGAATGGCCAGGGCCACCACCAGCCCGGTGCGCAGGCCCAGGGAGAAGAAACTCACCAGCAGCACGATGGCCAGGGCCTCGACCAGCACCTGGACGAACTCTCCCACCCCGGCCTTCACCGCGGCAGGCTGATCCGACACCTTGCGCAGTTCCATGCCCGCCGGCAGGTTGCGTGCCAGGCGGGCGAACTCACCCTCCAGGGCCTTGCCCAGCACCAGGATGTCGCCACCGTCCTTCATCGAGACCGCCAGGCCGATGGCATCCTCGCCCATGAAGCGCATGCGAGGCGCAGGTGGGTCGTTGAAGCCGCGATGCACCTCGGCCACATCCCCGATGCGGAACGTACGATCACCCACACGGATCGGGAACTGACGAATCTGCTCGACGCTGTCGAAACGCCCGCTGACGCGCAGTTGCAGCCGCTCGCTCGGGGTCTCGAAGAAGCCTGCGGTGCTCACTGCGTTCTGCTCGCTCAGCGCCTGCTGCACCGCCTGCAACGGCACGCCTAAGGTGGCCAGCTTGAGGTTCGAAAGCTCGATCCAGATCTTTTCGTCCTGCAGGCCGATCAGCTCGACCTTGCCCACGTCCTTGACCCGCTGCAGTTGGATCTGGATTCGGTCGGCGTAGTCCTTGAGCACGGCATAGTCGAAACCTGGGCCTGTCAGTGCATAGATGTTGCCGAAGGTAGTACCGAATTCATCGTTGAAGAACGGCCCCTGAACCTCGGGTGGCAAGGTATGGCGAATGTCCGCGACCTTCTTGCGGATCTGGTACCACAGCTCGGGAATGGCATCGGAGCGCATGGAGTCCCGGGCCATGAACGTCACTTGGGACTCACCTGGGCGCGAGAACGACACGATCCGCTCGTACTCGCCGGTTTCCATCAGTTTCTTCTCGATGCGCTCGGTGACCTGCCGGGACACCTCCTCGGCGGTGGCTCCCGGCCAGATCGTACGGATGACCATGGCCTTGAACGTGAAGGGTGGATCCTCGCTTTGTCCCAGTTTTGTGTAAGACATCACGCCAATAGCGGCCAGGAGGATCATCAGGAACAGCACGATCTGCCGGTTGCGCAAGGCCCAGGCGGAAAGGTTGAAACCCATCGGGACTTACTCCTTGGTCACCAGGTTCACATCACGGTTGGAACGGTCCACGGGCCGGACTTGCTGGCCCTCACGCAACACATGCCCCCCTGCGGCCACCACCCAGTCATCCGCCTCCAGGCCTTCGAGCACCGGCACGCTGTCATCGCCATAGGGGCCCAGGCGCACCACCGCACGCTCGAGGCGGTTGTCCTTGCCGATGCGCCAGACGTAGGCCTGGCCCTGTTCGGCCGTGACCGCCGAAAGCGGTACCGACAGCGGCGCGCGTTCGGCGTGGGCAATGAACACGCGGGCGCTCTGCCCCAGCTCGGCTGGCGTGCTGGAGGTGGTGAAGGCAATCCGTGCGGCGTAGGTGCGCGAGCGCGGGTCGGCCGCCGGAGACAGCTCACGGATGCGCCCCGGATAGCGCGCGTTCGGATGCGACCACAGTTCCACGCTCACCGCTTGCCCCACGCCGAAGCGGGCGAACTGCTGCTCCGGCAGACCGATGAGCACTTCCCGCTCGCCATCGGCGGCCAAAGTGAACACCGTCTGACCAGGCGAGACCACCTGGCCCACTTCAACCTGGCGCTTGGCGATCACCCCCGCCTGGGGTGCACGCAGCACGGCGTACTCGGCCTGGTTGCCGGCGACGTCGAATTCCGCCTTGGCCTGCTTGAGGCGCGCCTGACCTGCCCGGTAGAGGTTCTCGGCGTTGTCATACTGAGAGCGGCTGACCATCTGGCGCTCCAGCAACTTCTGGTAGCGATCGCGCTCGGCCCGTACCAGGGCCAGGTTGGCTTCGGCGGCTGCGAGCTGGGCGCGGTTGGCCTCCAGTTGCAGGCGGACGTCCTGTGGATCGAGCTCGGCCAGCGGCTGGTCGGCCTTGACCCGCTGCCCCTCTTCCACCAGACGCTTGCTCACCTTGCCGCCAATGCGAAAGGCCAGCTCCGGTTCGAAGCGAGCCCGCACCTCGCCGGGATAACTGTCGGCCGAAGCGACTGCTGGCTGAGGCTGGATCACCAGAGCCGGACGCGGCGCCGCAGGGGCTGCGGCCTCCTGACCACAGGCGACCAGCAGTAGCGCCAGGGTAGCGGGTAAAACGATGGGCAAGGCATGACGCAACATGATGGATATCCTTTCGCGAGGCGCGTCTCGAATATTTATACTGGCGAGTATATTAAGTTAGGACCTCGGGGTCGGGAAGCGGGCAGTGCAGAGAAAACGTATCGACGACATGACGCCCGTAGCAGCCGGATGGGCCGCGACCCGTTAAGATGGGGCTCTTTTCATCACGATGCGGATTCCCATGTCCAACGACGCACCCACTGGCCCTGGCCGACCCAAGGACCTGGCCAAGCGCGAGGCCATCCTCGAAGCCGCCAAGACCCTGTTTCTGAGCCTTGGCTATGCCAACACCAGCATGGATGCGGTCGCTGCGGCGGCAGGTGTTTCAAAACTCACGGTCTACAGCCATTTCAACGACAAGCAGACGCTGTTCGGTTCGGCCGTCATGGCGACGTGTCAGACCCAACTGCCTGACCTGATCTTCGAGCTGCCCGAGGACGTGCCGCTGGAACAGGTGCTGCTGAACATCGCGCGGGGGTTCCAGGCGTTGATCAGCAGTGACGAGTCGGTGAAGTTGAGTCGGTTGATCATTGCCCTGGGGAACCAGGACCCTGGGTTCGGCGAATACTTCTGGGAGGCGGGGCCCAAGCGAGTGCTGGCGGGGATGGAAGCACTGCTGCGTGGTGTCGCGCAGCGGGGGTTGTTGGCGATCGACAATCCGTTGCGGGCGGCTGAGCATTTCTTCTGTCTGGTGAAGGGCGCGCCGGATTATCGGTTGCTGCTG
Protein-coding regions in this window:
- a CDS encoding putative RNA methyltransferase, producing the protein MLACPLCQAALTRLDNGVACPAGHRFDRARQGYLNLLPVQHKNSRDPGDNQAMVQARRDFLDAGHYAPVARRLAELAAERHPGAWLDIGCGEGYYTAQIAQALPQAQGYALDISREAVKRACRRAPQVTWMVASMARVPLLDASCQFIASVFSPLDWQEAKRLLSPGGGLMRVGPTSGHLMELRQVLYDEVRPYTDDKHLALVPDGMHHAHGEVLEFRLSLVEPKARADLLAMTPHGWRASAERRARVIEQPEPFDVTVSMRYDYFVRQD
- a CDS encoding cold-shock protein, whose translation is MSSRETGNVKWFNDAKGYGFIQREGGADVFVHYRAIRGEGHRTLVEGQQVEYALVQGQKGLQAEDVVGL
- the plsB gene encoding glycerol-3-phosphate 1-O-acyltransferase PlsB, which codes for MTRSPLRRMIFGALRRLLYLWVRSETINQSSLSLKLDRSRPVFYALPSPSLTDLAVVDRECTKAGLPRPVLPVTVGSLQEPAAFFYLTPDPDWLGRHDKRGAPPTLERLVGAVSQHPEEDAQIIPVSVFWGQSPASESSPWKLLFADSWAVTGRLRRLLTVLILGRKTRVQFSAPIHLRELVQHNKGHERTVRMAQRIMRVHFRNLKTAVIGPDISHRRNLVKGLVHDPLVRQAISDEAEREKIPYAKAEAQALRYGNEIASDYTYTAIRFLEVVLSWFWNKIYDGIKVNHIEQVQGIAPGHEVIYVPCHRSHIDYLLLSYLLFRNGLTPPHIAAGINLNMPVIGGLLRRGGAFFMRRTFKGNPLYTAVFNEYLHTLFTKGFPVEYFVEGGRSRTGRMLQPRTGMLAITLRSFLRSSRTPIVFVPVYIGYERVLEGRTYLGELRGASKKKESIFDIFKVIGALKQRFGQVYVNFGEPIRLNAFLDQQQPGWREQALGPQFRPAWLNETTTRLGETVARHLNEAAAINPVNLVALALLSTSRLALDERALTRVLDLYLALLRQVPYSPHTTLPEGDGSALIEHVRGMDLLSEQNDALGRILYLDEANAVLMTYYRNNVLHIFALPALLASFFLSSSRMSRELVGQYVRALYPYLQAELFLRWTPEQLDDVIDPWLDALVGQGLLRLENGVYLRPAPSSRQFVLLTLLARTITQTLQRFYMATSLLLNSGQNTLSAEELEDLCVMMAQRLSILHGLNAPEFFDKTLFRHFIQTLISQDVLRPDSQGKLGYHDKLAELAEGVAKRVLSAELRLSIRQVALHRDESVELASA
- a CDS encoding YbaY family lipoprotein; the protein is MKKRFMLCGVSLLAACTSNTPSHQASLDGEVFYLQRMALPPAATLSVSLQDVSLMDAPAVTLANQAGPVKGNVPLPFHLTYDPTQIKTGHRYAVSARIELDGKLLFINTEHHGVNLDGSDPQPVRIKVDPVR
- a CDS encoding DUF4197 domain-containing protein gives rise to the protein MIRTSLRFTTLCAGLLLSASALALSLGDLSQKDATGGLKDALTQGAQIAVKQLSTPGGFSNNPDVRIELPGNLGKAAKAMKMFGKGEQVEALENSMNKAAEAAVPQAQAILVDAVKKMTVTDAKDILSGGQDSATQYLNKSSREEIRAKFLPIVKQATDKVGLAQQYNNFAGQAVALGVVDAKSASIENYVTEKALDGLFEMIGKQEQSIRQNPAQAATSLAKKVFGAL
- a CDS encoding efflux RND transporter permease subunit, coding for MGFNLSAWALRNRQIVLFLMILLAAIGVMSYTKLGQSEDPPFTFKAMVIRTIWPGATAEEVSRQVTERIEKKLMETGEYERIVSFSRPGESQVTFMARDSMRSDAIPELWYQIRKKVADIRHTLPPEVQGPFFNDEFGTTFGNIYALTGPGFDYAVLKDYADRIQIQLQRVKDVGKVELIGLQDEKIWIELSNLKLATLGVPLQAVQQALSEQNAVSTAGFFETPSERLQLRVSGRFDSVEQIRQFPIRVGDRTFRIGDVAEVHRGFNDPPAPRMRFMGEDAIGLAVSMKDGGDILVLGKALEGEFARLARNLPAGMELRKVSDQPAAVKAGVGEFVQVLVEALAIVLLVSFFSLGLRTGLVVALAIPLVLAMTFATMHYFGIGLHKISLGALVLALGLLVDDAIIAVEMMAIKMEQGFDRLKAASYAWSSTAFPMLTGTLITAAGFLPIATAASSTGEYTRSIFQVVTIALLTSWVAAVVFVPYLGDRLLPDLAKRHADGGHGPDPYGTPFYQRVRRVVEWCVRRRKTVIVLTGVAFVGSILLFRFVPQQFFPASGRPELMVDLKLTEGASLANTTEQVKRLEALLKQQEGVANYVAYIGTGSPRFYLPLDQQLPAASFAQFVVLAENLQAREALRSWLIATLDAQFPELRGRVTRLENGPPVGYPVQFRVTGEHIEKVRALARQVAVKVRENPHVVNVHLDWEEPSKAVFLEIDQDRARALGVSTAHLSNFLRSSLTGTTVSQYREDNELIEILLRGTDQERRELGNLGSLALPTDNGQSVALSQVATLEYGFEEGVIWHRNRLPTVTVRADIYDKEQPATLVKQILPTLQPVRDALPEGYLLEVGGAVEDSERGQRSVNAGMPLFIVVVLTLLMVQLRSFSRTVMVFLTAPLGLIGVTLFLLVFRQPFGFVAMLGTIALAGMIMRNSVILVDQIEQDIAAGLDRWQAIIEATVRRFRPIVLTALAAVLAMIPLSRSVFYGPMAVAIMGGLIVATALTLLFLPALYAAWFRVRKG
- a CDS encoding efflux RND transporter periplasmic adaptor subunit; this encodes MLRHALPIVLPATLALLLVACGQEAAAPAAPRPALVIQPQPAVASADSYPGEVRARFEPELAFRIGGKVSKRLVEEGQRVKADQPLAELDPQDVRLQLEANRAQLAAAEANLALVRAERDRYQKLLERQMVSRSQYDNAENLYRAGQARLKQAKAEFDVAGNQAEYAVLRAPQAGVIAKRQVEVGQVVSPGQTVFTLAADGEREVLIGLPEQQFARFGVGQAVSVELWSHPNARYPGRIRELSPAADPRSRTYAARIAFTTSSTPAELGQSARVFIAHAERAPLSVPLSAVTAEQGQAYVWRIGKDNRLERAVVRLGPYGDDSVPVLEGLEADDWVVAAGGHVLREGQQVRPVDRSNRDVNLVTKE
- a CDS encoding TetR/AcrR family transcriptional regulator gives rise to the protein MRIPMSNDAPTGPGRPKDLAKREAILEAAKTLFLSLGYANTSMDAVAAAAGVSKLTVYSHFNDKQTLFGSAVMATCQTQLPDLIFELPEDVPLEQVLLNIARGFQALISSDESVKLSRLIIALGNQDPGFGEYFWEAGPKRVLAGMEALLRGVAQRGLLAIDNPLRAAEHFFCLVKGAPDYRLLLGCAPALRGDEAEAHVREVVGLFMRGYRV